AACCTGGCAGAAGACATACAGCGCGTTATCGGTCCAAAAGGCTTTAAGCAATTCAGCGATGCGCTGTACGAATATAAGTCCATTCTTGGGGAAAGCATGACCCTGATTAAAAACAATCAGGACAAGCTTGATCTTGAGGGGATCAGAGCCAGAGGAAAGCTGCTGGTGGATTTTACCAACAACCTCATCGTCGCCAAACGCCAGCGGATCGAAAGCGCCATGAAGCGTACCTTGACTATACCCCTGGCTTTTTTAGGCAGCTTCGTGGTTTTTGTTGTCCTGATATTCAAACTGGTTGCCAAGGGCATCCTGAAACCTTTGGCGCTGCTCCAGCGGGCAACGGAAGAGGCTGCCAAGGGTACCTTCACCCCGATTGAATATTCCTCGGAAAAGGAGACCGAGGTCGATCAATTGATCGGGGCTTTCAACGAAATGGCGAAAAGGTTGGAAGCAAAGCAGGCTCAATTGTTACAATCACGCAAAATGGCTTCCATCGGCACCCTTACTTCGGGGATCGCCCACGAACTCAATAACCCGATCAACAATATTTCATTGACCGCCGAGAGCCTGCTGGAATTAGGCCTCGAAGGCTCACACGCGGAAGCCAAAGAGATGATTGAGGATATTTTAGTTCAGGCGGACAGGGCCGGCCAGGTCGTTAAAGACCTTTTAGAGTTCTCCAGAACCGAGCGCCCGTTTTTATTAAGACTCAGCATCAAGGAGACACTTGAGCGTACGATCAAGCTCATAAAAAACCAGCTTATGGTGACCGGCATTCAATTAAAAAAGGATATTCCAGAGGATCTGCCGCCGATAAAAGGCCGGCGCCAGGATCTCCAACAGGCCTTTGTTAACATTTTTTTGAACGCGATTCAGGCCATGCAGGATATTTCCAGGGAAAATGTTATTTCTATTCGAGCCGGGCAGGGGCCCGCAGGCTATATCAGGGTGGACATCACGGACACCGGCGTCGGCATAAAACCGAAAGATATTGACTATATTTTCGACCCCTTTTTCACTACCAAAGAGGTGGGCCGGGGTACCGGCCTCGGTCTTTCCCTGGTGTACTCTATTGTTCGGACCCATGGCGGTTATATTGAGGTTAAAAGCAAAACCAACAAAGGGACTACATTCTCAATTTTTCTACCTACGGCAATTGATGAAAAGGATACAGGAAACAGTGTTTAGGATTGCGGTCGTTGATGACGAAATAACGATTTGCCGGCGCCTTAAAAAGGCACTTGAAAGCGATGGGTACGCAGTGGAAACTTTTCAAAACGGCCACCTCTTTTGGGAACATATGACCCAGGAGCCGTTTCATATTATTTTTCTTGATCTTAAGCTTCCGGATATAAACGGTATGGAACTTTTGACGCGACTGACGGGGCGATATGAAGATATGGAGGTTATTATTATTACAGGTTACGGATCCATCAATTCGGCGATCAAGGCCATTAAACAGGGTGCCTATCACTATGCCACCAAGCCTTTCAAGATAGAGGAAATCCGGATGCTTGCCAGAGGGGCCAGAGAAAAAATAGAACTTCGGCAGGAGAATCGCGGTTTGCGGGAGAACCTGGGCGGACAGAATATTCTCAAAGGATTTATCGGTGCCAGTCCGGCGATGCAGGAGATCTTTGCCATGATTAAAAAGGTTGCCACCGTCAATTGCAATGTCCTTTTGCAGGGTGAAAGCGGCACCGGCAAAGAGCTGGTGGCCAGGTCGATTCATCGGCTGAGCCCCAGAGTAAACCGACCTTTTTTATCCTTCAACTGCGGGGGTTTCACGGAAGATTTGATTTGCAACGAGCTTTTCGGACATGAAAAAGGTGCTTTTACAGGTGCTACAATGACCAAAATCGGTCTGATCGAATCTGCCGCCGGCGGAACCCTGTTCCTCGACGAGATCGGCGAGATGCCTCCCTCGATGCAGGTGAAACTGTTGCATGTGATTCAGGAAAAACGAATCTTTCGAGTCGGCGGAAATAAACCGATCGATTTGGACATCCGTCTGATTGCGGCCAGTAACCAGGACATCAAGAAAG
The nucleotide sequence above comes from Candidatus Desulfatibia profunda. Encoded proteins:
- a CDS encoding HAMP domain-containing histidine kinase; this encodes MKTIKTIKGKFAVFFIVILSFIGMLTVFYYNNIFALEEKLTIIQNFDDFRDNILELRRYEKNFVYFKDIEDMHQSIYYLFRTEDSFKNLAEDIQRVIGPKGFKQFSDALYEYKSILGESMTLIKNNQDKLDLEGIRARGKLLVDFTNNLIVAKRQRIESAMKRTLTIPLAFLGSFVVFVVLIFKLVAKGILKPLALLQRATEEAAKGTFTPIEYSSEKETEVDQLIGAFNEMAKRLEAKQAQLLQSRKMASIGTLTSGIAHELNNPINNISLTAESLLELGLEGSHAEAKEMIEDILVQADRAGQVVKDLLEFSRTERPFLLRLSIKETLERTIKLIKNQLMVTGIQLKKDIPEDLPPIKGRRQDLQQAFVNIFLNAIQAMQDISRENVISIRAGQGPAGYIRVDITDTGVGIKPKDIDYIFDPFFTTKEVGRGTGLGLSLVYSIVRTHGGYIEVKSKTNKGTTFSIFLPTAIDEKDTGNSV
- a CDS encoding sigma-54-dependent Fis family transcriptional regulator; translated protein: MKRIQETVFRIAVVDDEITICRRLKKALESDGYAVETFQNGHLFWEHMTQEPFHIIFLDLKLPDINGMELLTRLTGRYEDMEVIIITGYGSINSAIKAIKQGAYHYATKPFKIEEIRMLARGAREKIELRQENRGLRENLGGQNILKGFIGASPAMQEIFAMIKKVATVNCNVLLQGESGTGKELVARSIHRLSPRVNRPFLSFNCGGFTEDLICNELFGHEKGAFTGATMTKIGLIESAAGGTLFLDEIGEMPPSMQVKLLHVIQEKRIFRVGGNKPIDLDIRLIAASNQDIKKAAAKGSFREDLFYRLNVVTLNLPRLAERKDDIPLLVSFFIDKYSLLFGKKNIHIAPQALDILMHYNFPGNVRELENIIQRAVALAEGQAIRIKDLPSDLQKLEFNSFKGEGLLSLDEIEKHHITKVLEKTGYNKGLSSKILNLPRTTFWRKMKKYGLLKED